A section of the Chryseobacterium scophthalmum genome encodes:
- the mobB gene encoding conjugal transfer protein MobB, whose protein sequence is MIAKIGRGHNLYGALAYNQLKVENDNGKILFMNKMIETRDGKYTVAQLSKSFEPYLAANKNTEKTVLHISLNPDPKDKVSDEKFVQIAQEYMDEMGLGEQPFIVFKHTDINRTHIHIVSTGVNQEGKKISDKFEKRRSMKICRELEKKYKLISATNKESLQNEKVFSPLNYQVGDLKSQLASVIRHIPNYYHFQTLGEYNALLSLFNITCEKVEKSEEGVGKNGLFYFALNDKGDKVSQPFKSSLFGKNAGFEALNNHFLKSKETLKSSSFNEKLKETVTLVMKNKPKKLEFTNKLQEMGISTVIRRNTSGRIYGITFIDHQSKSVWNGSRLGKEFSANAFNQIWNEGVNPKKQSSNDDGKIEVTQNNFEILHSEKLHELFGFLHDESDPKVDGFCSILPENHGEDYEELDFENRMKRKRKLPKPKK, encoded by the coding sequence ATGATCGCTAAAATTGGAAGAGGACATAACTTGTACGGTGCTTTAGCGTATAACCAGCTTAAGGTAGAGAATGATAATGGGAAGATCTTATTTATGAATAAGATGATTGAGACCAGGGATGGAAAATATACTGTTGCTCAGTTATCAAAATCTTTTGAACCTTATTTGGCTGCGAATAAGAATACGGAGAAAACGGTATTGCATATTTCTCTTAATCCTGATCCCAAAGACAAGGTTTCTGATGAGAAATTTGTACAAATTGCTCAGGAATATATGGATGAAATGGGATTGGGCGAACAACCTTTTATTGTGTTTAAGCATACAGATATTAATCGTACTCATATTCATATTGTAAGTACTGGGGTGAATCAAGAAGGAAAGAAAATATCAGACAAATTTGAAAAAAGAAGATCCATGAAGATTTGTCGTGAATTGGAAAAAAAATATAAGTTGATTAGCGCTACAAATAAAGAATCCTTACAAAATGAAAAGGTTTTTAGTCCGTTAAATTATCAGGTAGGAGATTTGAAAAGCCAACTGGCTTCTGTCATTCGACATATTCCTAATTATTATCACTTTCAGACATTAGGGGAATATAATGCATTGCTTTCCCTGTTTAATATTACTTGTGAGAAAGTTGAAAAATCAGAAGAGGGAGTTGGAAAGAACGGACTTTTTTATTTTGCTCTAAATGATAAAGGTGACAAAGTGAGCCAACCGTTCAAATCTTCTTTATTTGGAAAGAATGCTGGGTTTGAGGCTCTAAATAATCATTTTTTGAAATCAAAGGAAACTTTGAAATCAAGTTCTTTTAATGAAAAATTGAAAGAGACTGTGACTTTGGTAATGAAGAATAAACCCAAGAAACTTGAATTTACAAATAAGCTCCAAGAAATGGGAATTAGTACTGTAATCAGGCGTAATACGTCCGGACGAATATACGGAATCACTTTCATCGATCATCAGTCTAAATCGGTTTGGAATGGTTCTCGACTGGGCAAGGAGTTTTCTGCTAATGCTTTTAACCAAATTTGGAATGAGGGAGTTAATCCGAAAAAACAAAGTAGTAATGATGATGGGAAAATAGAGGTGACTCAAAATAATTTTGAAATTTTACATTCTGAAAAACTTCATGAGTTGTTTGGTTTTTTACATGATGAGTCAGATCCTAAAGTAGATGGATTCTGTAGTATATTACCGGAAAATCATGGTGAGGATTATGAAGAACTGGATTTTGAAAATAGGATGAAGAGGAAAAGAAAATTACCAAAACCGAAGAAATAG
- a CDS encoding cold-shock protein: MQQGTVKFFNDTKGFGFITPSTGGQDIFVHTSGLVDTIRENDVVTFDLQNGNKGVNAVNVKIA, encoded by the coding sequence ATGCAACAAGGAACAGTAAAATTCTTTAACGATACTAAAGGATTTGGTTTTATTACTCCATCTACAGGTGGTCAAGACATTTTCGTACATACTTCAGGTTTAGTAGATACTATTCGTGAAAATGATGTCGTAACATTCGATTTACAAAATGGAAACAAAGGTGTTAATGCAGTTAACGTTAAAATAGCGTAA
- a CDS encoding ParA family protein yields MNTKKQPLFIAFSSQKGGVGKSTFTTLLASILHYRLGYNIAVFDSDFPQHSLMKMKTRDLTMVMENQHLKKLAYKQFTTINKKAYPIIQHKAENILESAQEFSEISSIPIDIIFFDLPGTVNSPGILKALAGMKHIFTPITADRLVMESTLVFTQLLQDVIMKKGEISLKSIHLFWNQVDGRESTPLYKIYNDLIHQLGLNLMESQIKNSTRFRKESEENTKTVFRSTLLPADENLMKACRLDLFVNEFLKIIQI; encoded by the coding sequence ATGAACACAAAAAAACAACCTTTGTTTATCGCTTTTTCATCACAAAAAGGAGGTGTAGGAAAAAGTACTTTTACGACACTTTTAGCGAGTATTTTACATTATCGATTAGGATATAATATTGCTGTATTTGACTCTGATTTTCCTCAGCATAGTTTAATGAAAATGAAAACCCGTGATCTTACAATGGTCATGGAAAATCAGCATTTAAAAAAGCTGGCTTACAAGCAATTCACTACCATCAACAAAAAGGCATATCCAATTATACAGCATAAAGCAGAAAATATCTTAGAATCTGCGCAAGAATTTTCAGAAATATCATCTATTCCTATTGATATTATTTTTTTTGATCTCCCAGGAACTGTTAATAGTCCAGGAATCTTAAAGGCATTGGCAGGGATGAAACATATTTTCACTCCTATCACTGCAGACCGATTAGTTATGGAAAGCACTCTTGTTTTCACACAGCTTTTACAGGATGTAATCATGAAAAAGGGAGAAATATCTCTCAAAAGTATTCATTTGTTTTGGAATCAGGTTGATGGGCGAGAAAGTACTCCTTTGTACAAGATCTACAATGATTTGATTCATCAACTAGGGCTCAATTTAATGGAAAGTCAAATTAAGAATTCTACCCGCTTTAGAAAAGAAAGTGAAGAAAATACAAAGACGGTTTTTCGTTCCACCTTATTACCTGCCGATGAAAATCTAATGAAGGCTTGCAGACTGGATCTTTTTGTCAATGAGTTCTTAAAAATCATTCAAATATAG
- a CDS encoding DUF3408 domain-containing protein — protein MEKDNKKNITPDINEELMMNLMVDGVKKEGLEITKTDISEITNNEIEHKKNIANKTFQNTKKILKLKNVEGYGEQFLVTHSMAKRGDKSIYIRKEYHERLSRIIQVIGKDEIPLYAYLDNILEHHFEIFEEAITSDFNEHFKPLF, from the coding sequence ATGGAAAAAGATAATAAGAAAAATATCACCCCTGATATCAATGAAGAACTGATGATGAATTTGATGGTGGATGGTGTAAAAAAAGAAGGCTTAGAGATTACCAAAACGGATATTTCAGAAATTACAAACAATGAGATTGAACACAAAAAAAATATTGCAAATAAGACTTTTCAAAATACCAAAAAGATTTTAAAACTAAAGAATGTAGAGGGTTACGGAGAACAATTTCTTGTCACCCATTCAATGGCAAAGCGAGGAGATAAAAGTATCTATATACGTAAAGAATACCACGAAAGGTTATCCCGCATTATTCAGGTTATAGGAAAAGATGAGATTCCCCTATACGCTTATTTGGATAATATTCTTGAACATCATTTTGAAATATTTGAGGAAGCTATTACATCAGATTTTAATGAACATTTTAAACCTCTTTTTTAA
- the mobA gene encoding conjugal transfer protein MobA, protein MEQKKNVKQNKGGRNPKTNPSIHRHVFRLTDEENAQLLSLFEASGMNNKAKFIIALLFSKEMKSVKIDKGTTDFYMRLTSLFSQFRAVGINYNQIVKLLYSRFTEKKAAAFLYKLEKQTAEMASFCKKIIELTEEFNHNYLQK, encoded by the coding sequence ATGGAACAGAAGAAAAATGTAAAACAAAATAAAGGTGGGAGAAATCCGAAAACAAATCCCAGTATTCACCGTCACGTTTTTCGGTTGACTGATGAAGAAAATGCTCAATTATTAAGCCTTTTTGAAGCTTCCGGAATGAACAATAAAGCAAAATTTATCATTGCATTGTTGTTCAGTAAGGAAATGAAGTCAGTGAAAATTGATAAAGGAACTACCGATTTTTATATGAGATTGACTTCTCTTTTTAGCCAGTTTCGCGCTGTCGGTATTAATTATAATCAGATAGTTAAGCTTTTGTACAGTCGTTTCACCGAAAAAAAAGCTGCTGCATTTCTATATAAATTGGAAAAACAAACTGCTGAAATGGCAAGCTTTTGCAAGAAAATTATTGAATTGACTGAAGAGTTTAATCACAATTATCTTCAAAAATGA